The following proteins come from a genomic window of Chryseobacterium glaciei:
- a CDS encoding SDR family oxidoreductase, with the protein MKVLVIGGNGRVGSLLVDKLAAQYQVVAGSRSPKPEKNLDNIEHSHIDLLSDIDTIAKSMKDVDVVYFVSGSRGKNLLQIDLHGAIKSMQAAEKVGVKRYIMLSSIFALQPERWKESFLSDLTDYNIAKHYADLYLTTQTQLDYTILQPGALKEEQGTGKIETNVVNPGSNSIANVVDTLVAILENHSTIGKVILMHDGDTPIIEALHQIK; encoded by the coding sequence ATGAAAGTATTAGTCATTGGAGGAAATGGTAGAGTTGGATCTCTTTTAGTTGATAAATTAGCTGCTCAATATCAAGTTGTAGCCGGCTCAAGAAGCCCAAAGCCAGAAAAGAACTTGGATAATATTGAGCATAGCCACATTGATTTGCTAAGTGATATTGATACGATTGCAAAAAGTATGAAGGATGTTGATGTTGTTTATTTTGTTTCTGGTTCACGTGGGAAAAATCTTCTGCAGATAGATTTACACGGAGCGATAAAATCGATGCAAGCCGCAGAGAAAGTTGGTGTTAAACGTTACATTATGCTGAGTTCTATTTTCGCATTGCAACCTGAACGTTGGAAAGAATCTTTCCTGAGCGACTTGACAGATTATAATATTGCCAAGCACTATGCTGACCTTTATCTTACCACTCAAACCCAACTTGATTACACGATTTTGCAGCCGGGAGCGCTCAAAGAAGAACAAGGAACGGGGAAAATAGAGACTAATGTTGTCAATCCGGGATCTAATTCTATTGCTAATGTGGTAGATACCCTCGTTGCAATATTAGAAAATCATTCAACAATCGGTAAGGTTATTTTGATGCACGATGGCGATACGCCGATTATCGAAGCTTTACATCAAATCAAATAA